A genome region from Gossypium hirsutum isolate 1008001.06 chromosome A04, Gossypium_hirsutum_v2.1, whole genome shotgun sequence includes the following:
- the LOC107948347 gene encoding dirigent protein 17, protein MEKKSEAESEPGVYEIPGEPVVVINGVPKENPNCITLVPSKSNKEDNEPQKDKGCGEWLEGREVQKLFGERYYRGSVIQFDKETGWYRVEYEDGDSEDLDWIELEEVLLPVDIAVPLKTLALKLLNKDQKDVQLVLPASEIPKPKHVGSNKGKKTKAR, encoded by the coding sequence atggaaaagaaatcGGAGGCAGAATCAGAGCCCGGGGTATACGAAATACCGGGAGAGCCAGTTGTGGTTATCAATGGAGTCCCAAAGGAAAACCCAAATTGCATCACCCTTGTCCCGTCAAAATCCAATAAGGAAGACAACGAGCCTCAGAAAGATAAAGGGTGTGGTGAATGGTTGGAAGGCAGAGAAGTCCAGAAACTGTTTGGGGAAAGATATTATCGTGGGAGTGTGATCCAGTTTGACAAGGAAACCGGGTGGTATAGGGTGGAATATGAAGATGGGGATTCTGAGGATCTTGACTGGATTGAACTGGAAGAAGTGCTTTTGCCTGTGGACATTGCAGTTCCTTTGAAAACATTGGCATTGAAGTTGTTGAACAAGGATCAAAAAGATGTGCAGTTGGTGCTTCCAGCCTCTGAAATTCCCAAGCCCAAGCATGTGGGAAGCAACAAAGGAAAGAAGACAAAAGCACGTTGA